One region of Yersinia bercovieri ATCC 43970 genomic DNA includes:
- a CDS encoding YtcA family lipoprotein, whose product MNNMTSLRKPQWFFGKLLSTIKQTPWCGSWGLFSAIALSGCSGAEAPSFSLVGSYFPSWMACAFIGIITAVIARVLFIRVGIDEVLPWRLLVYVCLALAVAFICSLLLFTR is encoded by the coding sequence ATGAATAATATGACTTCCCTCAGGAAGCCGCAGTGGTTTTTCGGCAAGTTATTAAGCACCATAAAACAGACGCCATGGTGTGGATCATGGGGTCTGTTCTCAGCTATCGCGCTGAGTGGATGCTCGGGTGCTGAGGCCCCCTCATTTTCATTAGTCGGCTCCTATTTCCCCTCCTGGATGGCATGCGCTTTTATCGGAATAATCACGGCGGTGATTGCTCGCGTTCTGTTTATTCGTGTTGGTATTGATGAGGTGCTGCCATGGCGGCTATTGGTGTATGTCTGCCTGGCGCTGGCAGTGGCATTTATCTGTTCCCTATTACTGTTTACGCGATGA
- a CDS encoding metal-dependent hydrolase family protein, producing MSHRPLIQLPHTHGEGCLCNSPVFARINTLFSQKAAQSAPITAATVTAAVPETSRQKRDIAANAVPVKAFINVRVFDGVSDQLRDGLRVLVEGNKIKAVEPADAPLSPDVELIDGGGGVLMPGLIDAHWHAIMARPSMMTAMTADFNYIQALAIAEANATLMRGFTTVRDMGGPVFGLKRAIDEQVATGPRIFPSGAFITQTGGHGDFRLIGELPHTPSDPLSYAERVGMTAIADGVDQVLLRAREQLMRGASQLKYMAGGGVASMYDSISVTEGSVPEIQAAVTAAENWGTYVTVHAYTARAVTMAIKGGVKCIEHGQLVDEQTVQLMAEKGIWWSLQPFLDDEDAVPMASPASRAKQLEMVAGTDTAYRLAKKYNIKTAWGTDTLFDARLATRQGAQLAKLTRWYSPLEILKMATSVNAELCALSGPRNPYPGQLGVVENGAFADLILVAGNPLDDIQLIAQPEKAFRLIMKDGQIFKNTLGNEQ from the coding sequence ATGTCTCACAGGCCATTAATTCAGCTCCCCCACACTCATGGCGAAGGTTGCCTCTGTAATAGCCCTGTATTCGCGCGCATCAATACACTATTTTCCCAGAAAGCCGCGCAATCAGCACCCATTACTGCGGCGACTGTCACAGCGGCGGTGCCGGAAACATCACGACAAAAAAGAGATATCGCCGCCAATGCTGTGCCCGTCAAGGCTTTCATTAATGTTCGTGTTTTTGATGGTGTTTCGGACCAATTGCGGGATGGGTTACGAGTATTAGTGGAGGGTAACAAGATCAAGGCGGTAGAGCCTGCGGATGCACCGCTGTCGCCGGATGTGGAGCTGATTGATGGCGGTGGTGGTGTATTGATGCCGGGGCTGATTGATGCGCACTGGCACGCAATTATGGCTCGCCCGTCGATGATGACCGCCATGACGGCCGACTTTAACTATATCCAGGCACTGGCTATTGCTGAAGCCAATGCCACATTGATGCGGGGTTTCACCACCGTGCGTGATATGGGGGGGCCGGTTTTTGGATTGAAACGGGCAATCGACGAACAGGTGGCGACTGGCCCACGTATTTTCCCTTCGGGGGCATTCATCACGCAAACCGGCGGGCACGGCGATTTTCGCTTGATTGGCGAGTTGCCCCATACGCCGTCAGATCCGCTGAGTTATGCCGAGCGCGTGGGTATGACCGCCATTGCTGATGGTGTTGATCAGGTGTTATTGCGGGCCAGAGAGCAATTGATGCGCGGTGCATCGCAACTCAAATATATGGCGGGCGGTGGTGTGGCTTCCATGTATGACTCCATCAGTGTGACCGAGGGGTCAGTGCCAGAAATTCAGGCGGCGGTCACGGCCGCTGAAAACTGGGGTACTTATGTGACGGTCCACGCCTACACTGCCCGAGCGGTGACTATGGCTATCAAAGGCGGGGTTAAGTGCATTGAGCACGGCCAGTTGGTGGATGAGCAAACTGTCCAGTTAATGGCAGAAAAAGGCATCTGGTGGAGCCTGCAACCCTTCCTCGACGATGAGGATGCGGTGCCCATGGCCAGTCCGGCGTCGCGTGCCAAGCAACTCGAAATGGTTGCCGGTACAGATACGGCATACCGGTTGGCGAAAAAATATAACATCAAGACGGCATGGGGTACTGATACGCTGTTTGATGCTCGGCTGGCAACCCGGCAGGGCGCACAATTGGCTAAGCTGACTCGCTGGTATTCACCGCTTGAAATTCTCAAAATGGCGACCAGTGTTAATGCTGAACTTTGCGCCCTCTCTGGCCCAAGAAATCCCTATCCCGGTCAGTTGGGCGTGGTGGAGAATGGTGCGTTTGCTGACTTGATCCTGGTCGCGGGTAATCCACTCGATGATATCCAACTCATTGCCCAGCCAGAGAAAGCATTTCGGTTAATCATGAAAGATGGGCAAATTTTTAAAAATACCTTGGGAAACGAACAGTAG
- a CDS encoding autotransporter outer membrane beta-barrel domain-containing protein: protein MISTQGVTGITTTYSATPQMDVIGGLAYEYEFAGEAKGTIDGDNITSPSVKGSTGIAEVGLRFTPTQQKNLSVDIKLTGFTGKREGVAGGLNVKYAF from the coding sequence TTGATCTCCACTCAGGGAGTTACCGGTATCACCACCACCTACAGCGCCACACCACAAATGGATGTTATTGGTGGACTGGCTTACGAGTATGAGTTTGCTGGTGAGGCCAAAGGCACGATTGACGGTGACAACATCACCTCACCAAGTGTAAAAGGCAGCACTGGCATTGCAGAGGTTGGATTGCGCTTTACCCCAACGCAGCAAAAAAACCTGTCGGTAGATATTAAGCTGACGGGTTTCACCGGGAAGCGCGAAGGTGTGGCGGGCGGGTTAAACGTGAAGTATGCCTTCTAA
- a CDS encoding contact-dependent growth inhibition system immunity protein: MIINEKYPSLSYLLRCYFNQDFEVLFGNADETLAAYKATETAEERLQMKAEIDYLLALSLPDDELQDILLNKIDCSYYYPNEWSSSEEWLKHIYKQMN; encoded by the coding sequence ATGATTATTAACGAAAAATATCCTTCTTTGTCATATCTACTAAGGTGTTACTTTAACCAGGATTTTGAGGTGCTGTTTGGTAATGCAGATGAAACATTGGCAGCTTATAAAGCTACTGAGACTGCGGAAGAGCGGTTGCAGATGAAGGCTGAAATAGATTATCTGCTGGCACTTTCTCTGCCAGATGATGAATTACAGGACATCCTGCTTAACAAAATTGATTGTAGTTATTATTACCCTAATGAATGGTCTTCATCCGAGGAATGGTTGAAGCATATATATAAACAAATGAACTGA
- a CDS encoding contact-dependent growth inhibition system immunity protein: MIINEKYPSLSYLLRCYFNQDFEVLFGNADETLAAYKATETAEERLQMKAEIDYLLALSLPDDELQDILLNKIDCSYYYPNEWSSSEEWLKHIYKQMN; encoded by the coding sequence ATGATTATTAACGAAAAATATCCTTCTTTGTCATATCTACTAAGGTGTTACTTTAACCAGGATTTTGAGGTGCTGTTTGGTAATGCAGATGAAACATTGGCAGCTTATAAAGCTACTGAGACTGCGGAAGAGCGGTTGCAGATGAAGGCTGAAATAGATTATCTGCTGGCACTTTCTCTGCCAGATGATGAATTACAGGACATCCTGCTTAACAAAATTGATTGTAGTTATTATTACCCTAATGAATGGTCTTCATCTGAGGAGTGGTTGAAACATATATATAAACAAATGAACTGA
- a CDS encoding SMI1/KNR4 family protein: MNSDIDKVINELKILSGGEILNIELPDDALIASYEKNIGFTFPEDYKKALKEVSNVFYGTVELLSVTKDGNYYGELAQALRDAKEQGLPEGWLPICEDNGSYYCLVPDGQIRYWTTDGYSDEKWPDLASWIKQVWIESN, from the coding sequence ATGAATAGTGATATCGACAAAGTAATTAATGAGTTAAAGATTTTGTCAGGTGGTGAAATTCTTAATATAGAACTACCTGACGACGCATTAATAGCGAGCTATGAAAAAAATATTGGTTTTACTTTTCCAGAAGACTATAAAAAAGCTCTAAAAGAGGTCAGCAACGTCTTCTATGGAACAGTTGAGCTATTATCGGTTACTAAAGATGGGAATTACTACGGTGAGCTTGCTCAGGCGCTACGTGATGCGAAAGAGCAGGGGCTACCAGAAGGTTGGTTACCTATCTGTGAAGATAACGGTAGTTATTATTGCCTTGTTCCTGACGGCCAAATTAGATACTGGACGACAGATGGCTATAGTGATGAGAAATGGCCGGATTTGGCAAGCTGGATTAAACAAGTCTGGATAGAAAGTAACTAA
- a CDS encoding Imm63 family immunity protein, with protein sequence MLLSFSEIQKKVNDLGKSVGIPESDLHIFSSSPGDGRPHISYDGGLYNYIYAERGVEFFRKTTSSKDELFYWIMSDFIYKVAFQYELENRVENRDGRQIAFNKALDLMGSISDEWRLKAQHEIDDILTKNPYTDTLKLK encoded by the coding sequence ATGTTGCTCTCTTTTTCTGAGATACAAAAAAAAGTCAACGACCTAGGGAAGAGTGTGGGGATTCCTGAAAGTGATTTGCACATTTTCTCATCATCACCTGGTGATGGTAGGCCACATATTTCCTATGATGGTGGGTTGTACAATTATATATATGCAGAGAGAGGGGTGGAGTTTTTTAGAAAAACAACGAGTTCAAAAGATGAGCTGTTTTATTGGATTATGTCTGACTTTATTTATAAGGTTGCCTTTCAATATGAACTGGAAAATCGTGTTGAGAACAGAGATGGACGGCAAATTGCATTTAATAAAGCACTTGATCTTATGGGGAGTATTAGTGACGAGTGGAGATTAAAGGCTCAGCATGAAATTGATGATATCCTCACTAAAAATCCGTATACAGATACTCTTAAATTAAAGTAA
- a CDS encoding colicin immunity domain-containing protein produces MNYLLLDFARSFVAERLSATVFSEAYIELWRIERDNKNILNYDAKISECLSSIFCLADMYNPDEDREEYEFNDDQLRDEINKLIVNYI; encoded by the coding sequence ATGAATTACTTACTTTTGGACTTTGCTAGATCTTTTGTTGCTGAAAGATTGTCAGCAACAGTATTTTCAGAAGCATATATAGAGCTTTGGCGTATAGAAAGAGATAACAAAAATATACTTAACTATGATGCGAAGATAAGTGAGTGTTTATCAAGTATATTTTGTCTGGCTGATATGTATAACCCAGATGAAGATCGTGAGGAGTATGAGTTTAATGATGATCAGCTACGAGATGAAATAAATAAACTCATAGTTAATTATATTTGA